One window from the genome of Pseudonocardia hierapolitana encodes:
- a CDS encoding multidrug effflux MFS transporter: MTMSLAARAPLGVWICALALLTAIAPLATDMYLPALPEVATELGTTASNVQLTLTGFLVGLAAGQLVIGPLSDAWGRRRLLLAGTGLCLVATAACIVAPTIGTLVAARFLQGFGGAAGIVLSRAVIVDRTSGSRTVQLFSLMMAINGIAPVVAPLLGSALLGLGSWRGIFVALTALTLVMVVGAFVAVPETLPPERRSRGGLRATGRDVRSALTRPRYVGFTLAFAFAFATLFTYISGSPFVLQEALGLSNGAYAVAFGANAAGLIVASIVNGQLAGRVDPRRVLALATSALVVLSLALLGIVLAGPSLWPVLVVLFLAVTSLGFVMGNASALASREVRDIAGTGSALLGALQFALGALVSPLVGASPLVMAVVMVAASLLSLGTQAVLGRQRESVPAAA; encoded by the coding sequence ATGACCATGTCGCTCGCCGCCCGGGCTCCCCTCGGCGTGTGGATCTGCGCGCTCGCATTGCTCACCGCAATCGCGCCGCTCGCGACGGACATGTACCTCCCGGCCCTCCCCGAGGTGGCCACTGAGCTGGGCACCACGGCCTCGAACGTCCAGCTGACGCTCACCGGTTTCCTGGTCGGGCTCGCCGCGGGCCAGCTCGTCATCGGCCCCCTCTCGGACGCATGGGGTCGCCGGCGCCTCCTCCTCGCCGGCACGGGCCTCTGCCTCGTCGCCACCGCCGCTTGCATCGTCGCGCCGACGATCGGCACGCTGGTGGCCGCCCGGTTCCTCCAGGGCTTCGGCGGCGCCGCCGGCATCGTGCTGAGCCGGGCCGTGATCGTCGACCGGACCTCCGGCAGCCGCACGGTGCAGCTGTTCTCGCTGATGATGGCGATCAACGGGATCGCTCCCGTCGTCGCCCCGTTGCTGGGCAGCGCCCTGCTCGGCCTCGGCAGCTGGCGCGGGATCTTCGTGGCGCTGACCGCGCTGACCCTCGTCATGGTGGTCGGCGCGTTCGTGGCCGTCCCCGAGACGCTTCCCCCCGAACGCCGGTCCCGCGGTGGGCTGCGGGCGACGGGCCGCGACGTCCGGTCGGCCCTGACCCGCCCGCGCTACGTCGGCTTCACGCTCGCCTTCGCGTTCGCGTTCGCCACGCTGTTCACCTACATCTCCGGCTCGCCGTTCGTCCTGCAGGAGGCGCTCGGCCTCTCCAACGGGGCGTACGCGGTCGCGTTCGGCGCGAACGCCGCAGGTCTGATCGTCGCGAGCATCGTCAACGGGCAGCTCGCGGGCCGCGTCGACCCGCGGCGCGTGCTCGCGCTCGCCACCAGCGCGCTGGTGGTGCTGTCGCTCGCGCTGCTGGGGATCGTCCTCGCGGGCCCGTCGCTGTGGCCGGTGCTGGTGGTCCTCTTCCTCGCCGTCACGAGCCTCGGCTTCGTCATGGGCAACGCGAGCGCGCTGGCCTCCCGCGAGGTGCGCGACATCGCAGGCACGGGCTCGGCGCTGCTGGGTGCGCTCCAGTTCGCGCTCGGTGCGCTCGTGTCCCCGCTCGTCGGGGCGAGCCCGCTCGTGATGGCCGTCGTGATGGTGGCCGCGTCCCTGCTCTCACTCGGCACCCAGGCCGTGCTCGGCAGGCAGCGGGAGAGCGTGCCCGCCGCCGCCTGA
- a CDS encoding MarR family winged helix-turn-helix transcriptional regulator: MTDVDVQLDQLAEAAHTLSRTLRRTGELEVGLEQLPTSELDVLRFVVTHPAASVSEVARGLRLQTSNVSTTVRALVERGLLVRQPDPRDHRRSLLRSSPLADEHRRLLGRAWSRSIAGALAELEDGDAAAIRAAVPALTRLAESLRRRAEG; this comes from the coding sequence GTGACCGACGTCGACGTCCAGCTGGACCAGCTCGCCGAGGCCGCCCACACCCTCTCGCGCACGCTGCGTCGCACCGGTGAGCTCGAGGTGGGGCTCGAGCAGCTGCCCACCTCGGAGCTGGACGTCCTGCGGTTCGTCGTCACCCACCCGGCCGCGTCGGTGTCGGAGGTGGCGCGAGGGCTCCGGCTGCAGACGAGCAACGTCAGCACGACGGTCCGGGCGCTGGTCGAGCGCGGGCTGCTCGTCCGCCAACCCGATCCGCGCGATCACCGGAGGAGCCTGCTCCGGTCGAGCCCGCTGGCCGACGAGCACAGGAGGCTGCTCGGACGCGCGTGGTCCCGCTCCATCGCCGGTGCGCTCGCGGAGCTCGAGGACGGCGACGCGGCGGCGATCCGGGCGGCGGTGCCCGCCCTGACCAGGTTGGCCGAGTCCCTTCGCCGGCGCGCCGAGGGATGA
- a CDS encoding alpha/beta fold hydrolase — MTATFVLVHGAFCNSAVWGSTVRELALRGHRALAVDLPGHGLAATIPAGYLGAQDAQALATEPSGMAGISTADDVAAVTDVLRRAHEHGPVVLVGASRGGLTLTAVGNAAPQLVDHLVYVSAWCCVDATAGEYAAGPENATSLLSHTGLVPLGDPTTIGALRLNWRTSDPAVLDRLQEAILADGTRAELLAYLHAQEPDEALVVDEAATRADAATWGRIPRTYVRLTGDRSMPIALQDRFIAEADALTPDNPFEVHSLDSSHVHFQIHPERFVEILDRLAERVITAAP; from the coding sequence GTGACTGCCACGTTCGTCCTCGTGCACGGCGCGTTCTGCAACTCCGCGGTGTGGGGGTCGACGGTGCGCGAGCTCGCCCTGCGCGGGCACCGCGCGCTCGCCGTCGACCTGCCCGGCCACGGTCTTGCCGCCACGATCCCCGCCGGCTACCTGGGCGCCCAGGACGCCCAGGCGCTCGCGACGGAGCCCAGCGGCATGGCCGGGATCAGCACGGCCGACGACGTCGCCGCCGTGACGGACGTGCTGCGCCGCGCCCACGAGCACGGCCCCGTCGTGCTCGTCGGGGCCAGCCGCGGCGGCCTCACACTCACCGCGGTCGGCAACGCCGCACCCCAGCTGGTCGACCACCTGGTCTACGTCTCGGCGTGGTGCTGCGTGGACGCGACGGCCGGCGAGTACGCGGCCGGCCCGGAGAACGCGACCAGTCTGCTGTCGCACACGGGTCTCGTCCCGCTGGGCGACCCGACGACGATCGGGGCGTTGCGGCTCAACTGGCGCACGTCCGATCCCGCGGTCCTCGATCGGTTGCAGGAGGCGATCCTGGCCGACGGCACCCGCGCCGAGCTGCTCGCATACCTCCACGCCCAGGAGCCGGACGAGGCCCTGGTGGTCGACGAGGCAGCCACGCGCGCGGACGCGGCCACGTGGGGGCGCATCCCGCGCACGTACGTCCGGCTGACCGGCGACCGGTCCATGCCGATCGCGCTGCAGGACCGGTTCATCGCCGAGGCCGACGCCCTCACCCCGGACAACCCGTTCGAGGTGCACTCGCTGGACAGCAGCCACGTGCACTTCCAGATCCACCCGGAGCGGTTCGTGGAGATCCTGGACCGCCTCGCGGAGCGGGTCATCACGGCCGCGCCGTGA
- a CDS encoding maleylacetate reductase, producing MWDEFVHQSLPMRVVFGAGSSARLGEEVERLGLGRVLVLCTPEQEPLARRLADGLGPRAADVYPHARMHVPVEVASRARQAAAEVGADGCVAAGGGSTIGLGKAIALEHGLPVIAVPTTYAGSEMTPIWGLTENGRKRTGRDPAVLPRSVVYDPELTLTLPVPLSVTSGFNAMAHAVEGLYAPDASPIISLMAREGAQALIEGLPDVAARPTDLAARTRAQYGAWLCGAVLGATTMSLHHKLCHVLGGTFDLPHAEVHTVVLPHVVAFNATAAPVLGAVLGPDPGGALWELATKLGAPRSLAELGMPESGVAEVVRQAVASPYANPRPVTADDLTRLVEAAHRGERPTPSP from the coding sequence GTGTGGGATGAGTTCGTCCACCAGTCCCTGCCGATGCGGGTCGTCTTCGGCGCCGGGAGCTCGGCCCGGCTCGGTGAGGAGGTGGAGCGGCTCGGACTCGGCCGGGTGCTCGTCCTGTGCACGCCGGAGCAGGAGCCACTCGCCCGCCGCCTCGCCGACGGGCTCGGGCCACGGGCCGCGGACGTGTACCCCCACGCCCGGATGCACGTGCCCGTCGAGGTGGCCTCGCGGGCGCGCCAAGCGGCCGCCGAGGTGGGCGCCGACGGCTGCGTCGCGGCAGGCGGCGGGTCCACGATCGGCCTCGGGAAGGCGATCGCGCTCGAGCACGGGCTCCCCGTCATCGCGGTGCCCACCACCTACGCCGGGTCGGAGATGACCCCGATCTGGGGACTCACCGAGAACGGCCGCAAGCGCACGGGACGCGACCCTGCCGTACTCCCCCGCAGCGTCGTCTACGACCCGGAGCTGACGCTCACCCTGCCCGTCCCGCTCTCGGTGACCAGCGGCTTCAACGCGATGGCGCACGCCGTCGAGGGGCTCTACGCCCCGGACGCCTCGCCGATCATCTCGCTCATGGCCCGCGAGGGCGCGCAGGCCCTGATCGAGGGGCTGCCCGACGTGGCGGCCCGGCCCACCGACCTCGCGGCACGGACCCGGGCGCAGTACGGCGCCTGGCTGTGCGGCGCCGTACTCGGCGCGACGACCATGTCGCTGCACCACAAGCTCTGCCACGTGCTGGGCGGCACCTTCGACCTGCCGCACGCCGAGGTCCACACGGTCGTGCTCCCGCACGTCGTGGCGTTCAACGCCACCGCGGCGCCCGTGCTCGGCGCAGTGCTCGGGCCGGATCCCGGCGGTGCGCTGTGGGAGCTGGCGACGAAGCTCGGCGCCCCGCGCTCACTCGCCGAGCTCGGGATGCCCGAGTCCGGCGTCGCCGAGGTCGTCCGGCAGGCCGTCGCCTCGCCGTACGCCAACCCGCGCCCGGTCACCGCGGACGACCTCACCCGGCTCGTCGAGGCCGCCCATCGCGGCGAGCGTCCCACCCCGTCGCCATGA
- a CDS encoding dioxygenase gives MDLTSESTTAAVTESFAETADPRLREILQELVPHLHDFVRKVRLTLPEWEAAIRFLTAVGQKCDANRQEFILLSDVLGVSMLVETINGQEAGTESTVLGPFHVVASPERENGDSIDLVGGANPCVVTGRVLDTSGTPLTGATVDVWQCSEDGFYDVQQPDVQPLGNGRGLFHTDTEGRFAFRTVVPSHYPIPTDGPVGQLLLATGRHPYRPAHIHFIADAPGHRRLTTHIFVAGSPYLDSDAVFAVKKSLIADFREVDDPEQARRHGVDNPFRTASIDLVLEADRVG, from the coding sequence ATGGACCTCACCTCCGAGAGCACCACCGCAGCGGTGACCGAGAGCTTCGCCGAGACGGCGGACCCGCGCCTGCGGGAGATCCTGCAGGAACTCGTGCCGCACCTGCACGACTTCGTACGCAAGGTACGTCTCACGCTGCCCGAATGGGAGGCGGCGATCCGGTTCCTCACCGCGGTCGGCCAGAAGTGCGACGCCAACCGGCAGGAGTTCATCCTGCTCTCCGACGTGCTCGGCGTCTCGATGCTGGTCGAAACGATCAACGGCCAGGAGGCGGGCACCGAGAGCACCGTGCTCGGGCCGTTCCACGTGGTCGCCTCGCCGGAGCGGGAGAACGGCGACAGCATCGATCTCGTCGGCGGGGCCAACCCGTGCGTCGTCACCGGGCGCGTCCTCGACACCAGCGGCACCCCGCTGACCGGCGCGACCGTCGACGTGTGGCAGTGCAGCGAGGACGGGTTCTACGACGTCCAGCAACCCGACGTGCAGCCGCTCGGCAACGGACGCGGCCTCTTCCACACCGACACCGAGGGCCGGTTCGCGTTCCGGACGGTGGTGCCCAGCCACTACCCGATCCCCACCGACGGCCCGGTCGGCCAACTGCTGCTGGCGACCGGGCGCCACCCGTACCGCCCCGCCCACATCCACTTCATCGCCGACGCGCCCGGCCACCGCAGGCTGACCACCCACATCTTCGTCGCCGGCAGCCCCTACCTGGACTCCGACGCCGTCTTCGCGGTGAAGAAGAGCCTGATCGCCGACTTCCGGGAGGTCGACGACCCCGAGCAGGCGCGACGGCACGGGGTGGACAACCCGTTCCGGACGGCATCGATCGATCTCGTGCTGGAGGCCGATCGTGTGGGATGA
- a CDS encoding AraC family transcriptional regulator — protein sequence MSEYAVLEYAVLEYAVLEYAVLEQYAICEHAGFDEFRHELNALYYPARVEPLGPAGAGVGLLRGVRTEHLTVGVMRFGQPTLVDPGRTGAGYHVNVTLAGRIAATTDDEETISAAGEATVFAPHRTHRLTHCAEGAAQLGIRIDRRLVDAELEALLGRPVQAPVEFALEFDLSSPAGRAWRASLDLLLAELDNPDGLIGRAAVRSYHERLLATGLLFAQRHSYTEALRAGGAPATPRSVRRVVDVLQSEPQEPYTVGDLARVAGVSARRLQEAFREHLGTTPMGYLRSVRLDRVHEELQAGAGGVTEIAYRWGFAHLGRFARAYRDRFGELPSETARTEAGDR from the coding sequence GTGTCGGAGTACGCGGTGTTGGAGTACGCGGTGTTGGAGTACGCGGTGTTGGAGTACGCGGTGTTGGAGCAGTACGCCATCTGCGAGCACGCCGGCTTCGATGAGTTCCGGCACGAGCTCAACGCGCTCTACTACCCGGCGCGGGTCGAGCCGCTCGGCCCCGCGGGCGCCGGCGTCGGCCTGCTGCGCGGCGTCCGCACCGAGCACCTCACGGTCGGGGTGATGCGGTTCGGCCAACCGACACTCGTCGATCCCGGCCGGACCGGCGCCGGCTACCACGTCAACGTCACGCTCGCGGGCCGGATCGCCGCCACGACCGACGATGAGGAGACGATCTCGGCGGCGGGCGAGGCCACCGTGTTCGCCCCGCACCGCACCCACCGGCTCACACACTGCGCCGAGGGCGCGGCGCAGCTCGGGATCCGGATCGATCGGCGGCTGGTCGACGCCGAGCTGGAGGCGTTGCTCGGGCGTCCGGTGCAGGCTCCCGTTGAGTTCGCCCTGGAGTTCGACCTGAGCTCGCCCGCGGGGCGGGCCTGGCGGGCCTCCCTCGACCTGCTGCTGGCGGAGCTCGACAACCCGGACGGGCTGATCGGGCGCGCCGCGGTGCGCTCGTACCACGAGAGGTTGCTCGCCACCGGGCTGCTGTTCGCGCAGCGGCACAGCTACACGGAGGCGCTCCGGGCCGGGGGAGCTCCCGCGACCCCGCGCTCGGTGCGGCGGGTGGTCGACGTACTGCAGAGCGAGCCGCAGGAGCCCTACACCGTGGGCGACCTGGCCCGCGTCGCCGGGGTGAGCGCCCGCAGGCTGCAGGAGGCGTTCCGCGAGCACCTCGGCACCACGCCGATGGGGTACCTGCGGTCGGTCCGGCTCGACCGGGTCCACGAGGAACTGCAGGCCGGAGCGGGCGGGGTCACCGAGATCGCGTACCGCTGGGGATTCGCTCACCTGGGCCGGTTCGCGAGGGCCTACCGGGACAGGTTCGGCGAGCTGCCCTCGGAGACGGCGCGGACCGAGGCGGGCGACAGGTAG
- a CDS encoding phosphoketolase family protein — translation MEIENGGTRATATVEGPLDARQLDRIHAWWRAANYLSVGQIYLMDNPLLREPLRPEHVKPRLLGHWGTTPGLNFVYAHLNRCIVERDLNMMYVMGPGHGGPGPVAAAWLEGTYSEVYGDVSQDEAGMKRLFTQFSFPGGIPSHVAPETPGSIHEGGELGYSLSHAYGAAFDNPDLIVAAVVGDGEAETGPLATSWHSTKFVDPRRDGAVLPILHLNGYKIASPTVLARIEPEELDQLLRGYGYTPHVVEGSDPARMHQEFAATLDRCLDEIAEIQRRARRGGTPERPRWPMIVLRSPKGWTGPETVDGLKVEGSFRSHQVPFANARGDDSHRAVLEEWMRSYRPEELFDATGAPVPEIRDLHPAGGRRMSANPHSNGGLLLRDLRMPDFRDYAVPVEQPGAGTAESTRVLGSFLRDVMRDNMADFRVFSPDENNSNRLDAVLEVSGRTWGARIQPDDVDLAVDGRVMEILSEHTCQGWLEGYLLTGRHGVFSCYEAFIHIVDSMVNQHAKWLKTTNGIPWRRPIASLNYLLTSHVWRQDHNGFSHQDPGFIDHVVNKKSDVIRVYLPPDANTLLSTVDHCLRSRQYVNVVVAGKQVQPQYLDMPDAIVHCTKGIGIWDWASTDAGGEPDVVLGCAGDVPTMETLAAVDILRGFFPDLRMRVVNVVDLMRLQDDREHPHGLSDREFDALFTTDKPIIFNYHGYPWLIHRLTYRRANHHNLHVRGYVEEGTTTTPFDMCVRNRIDRFDIAIDVIDRVPRLRPIAGHYRERLKNTLIEHRQYVRTYGEDMPEVAEWKWEPA, via the coding sequence GTGGAGATCGAGAACGGCGGGACGCGGGCGACGGCCACGGTGGAGGGGCCACTGGACGCCCGGCAGCTCGACCGGATCCACGCGTGGTGGCGGGCGGCGAACTACCTGTCCGTCGGCCAGATCTACCTGATGGACAACCCGCTGCTGCGCGAGCCGCTGCGCCCCGAGCACGTGAAGCCCCGCCTGCTGGGCCACTGGGGAACCACCCCGGGCCTCAACTTCGTCTACGCCCACCTCAACCGCTGCATCGTCGAGCGCGACCTGAACATGATGTACGTGATGGGGCCGGGACACGGCGGCCCCGGCCCGGTGGCCGCGGCCTGGCTGGAGGGCACCTACAGCGAGGTGTACGGCGACGTCTCCCAGGACGAGGCCGGGATGAAGCGGCTGTTCACGCAGTTCTCCTTCCCCGGCGGGATCCCCAGCCACGTGGCGCCGGAGACGCCGGGGTCGATCCACGAGGGCGGCGAGCTCGGCTACTCGCTCTCGCATGCCTACGGCGCCGCGTTCGACAACCCCGACCTGATCGTCGCCGCGGTCGTCGGCGACGGGGAGGCCGAGACCGGGCCGCTGGCCACCAGCTGGCACTCCACCAAGTTCGTGGACCCCCGCCGCGACGGGGCGGTGCTGCCGATCCTGCACCTCAACGGCTACAAGATCGCGAGCCCCACGGTGCTGGCCCGGATCGAGCCGGAGGAGCTGGACCAGCTGCTGCGCGGCTACGGGTACACCCCGCACGTCGTGGAGGGCTCCGACCCGGCGCGGATGCACCAGGAGTTCGCCGCCACCCTGGACCGCTGCCTCGACGAGATCGCGGAGATCCAGCGCCGGGCACGCCGTGGCGGCACCCCCGAGCGGCCGCGCTGGCCGATGATCGTCCTGCGCTCACCGAAGGGCTGGACGGGGCCGGAGACCGTCGACGGGCTGAAGGTCGAGGGCTCCTTCCGCTCCCACCAGGTGCCGTTCGCCAACGCGCGCGGCGACGACTCGCACCGGGCGGTGCTCGAGGAGTGGATGCGCAGCTACCGCCCCGAGGAGCTGTTCGACGCCACCGGCGCGCCCGTGCCCGAGATCCGCGACCTGCACCCGGCGGGCGGGCGGCGGATGAGCGCCAACCCGCACAGCAACGGCGGGCTCCTGCTGCGCGACCTGCGCATGCCCGACTTCCGCGATTACGCCGTGCCGGTCGAGCAGCCCGGTGCCGGCACGGCCGAATCGACCCGGGTGCTCGGCAGCTTCCTGCGCGACGTCATGCGCGACAACATGGCCGACTTCCGGGTGTTCTCCCCCGACGAGAACAACTCCAACCGGCTCGACGCGGTGCTCGAGGTGAGCGGGCGGACGTGGGGTGCCCGGATCCAGCCCGACGACGTGGACCTCGCCGTGGACGGGCGGGTGATGGAGATCCTCTCCGAGCACACCTGCCAGGGCTGGCTGGAGGGGTACCTCCTCACCGGCCGGCACGGGGTCTTCTCCTGCTACGAGGCGTTCATCCACATCGTCGACTCGATGGTCAACCAGCACGCCAAGTGGCTGAAGACGACGAACGGCATCCCGTGGCGGCGGCCGATCGCCTCACTGAACTACCTGCTCACCAGCCACGTGTGGCGGCAGGACCACAACGGCTTCTCCCATCAGGACCCCGGGTTCATCGACCACGTCGTGAACAAGAAGTCCGACGTCATCCGGGTCTACCTGCCGCCGGACGCCAACACGTTGCTGTCCACGGTGGACCACTGCCTGCGCAGCCGTCAGTACGTCAACGTGGTCGTGGCGGGCAAGCAGGTGCAGCCGCAATACCTGGACATGCCCGACGCGATCGTGCACTGCACGAAGGGCATCGGGATCTGGGACTGGGCGAGCACCGACGCGGGCGGCGAGCCGGACGTCGTGCTGGGCTGCGCAGGGGACGTCCCCACGATGGAGACGCTCGCCGCGGTCGACATCCTGCGCGGATTCTTCCCGGACCTGCGGATGCGCGTGGTGAACGTGGTGGACCTGATGCGGCTGCAGGACGACCGCGAGCACCCGCACGGGCTGTCGGACCGGGAGTTCGACGCCCTGTTCACCACCGACAAGCCGATCATCTTCAACTACCACGGCTACCCCTGGCTGATCCACCGGCTGACCTACCGGCGCGCCAACCACCACAACCTGCACGTCCGCGGGTACGTGGAGGAGGGCACCACCACCACGCCGTTCGACATGTGCGTGCGCAACCGCATCGACCGGTTCGACATCGCGATCGACGTGATCGACCGGGTGCCCCGGCTGCGCCCGATCGCGGGCCACTACCGGGAGCGGCTCAAGAACACGCTGATCGAGCACCGGCAGTACGTGCGCACCTACGGTGAGGACATGCCCGAGGTCGCCGAGTGGAAGTGGGAGCCTGCGTAG
- a CDS encoding acetate/propionate family kinase, giving the protein MSERASGRVPQRVLVVNTGSSSLKLSVLRDGRVENGATVQRWEGSGHLEPVQAFLDGVGHVDAVGHRVVHGGPRYSEPAWIDGDVIDYLDSIRDLAPLHNPRAVAGIHAVAEVLPDTPAVACFDTAFHATLPAEAHTYALPREWNARWGLRRYGFHGLSHAYATRRASELVGAPGARMVSCHLGAGASLAAVRDGISRDTTMGFTPLAGLVMVTRSGDVDPGLLMWLLQHGGMPVDELNEALEKRSGLKGLSGTSGDLRDVLAGRADGDQDCALAFDVFVHQLCREIAAMTAAIGGLDVLVMTGGVGEHAPLVRGRVADRLAYLGIRLDPERNESASGDADVSAEGAAVRTVVVTAREDLEIARQVAEHLGTARG; this is encoded by the coding sequence GTGAGCGAGCGTGCGAGCGGACGGGTGCCACAGCGCGTGCTCGTGGTGAACACCGGGTCGAGCAGCCTGAAGCTGTCGGTCCTGCGGGACGGCCGGGTCGAGAACGGCGCCACGGTCCAGCGCTGGGAGGGCAGCGGCCATCTCGAGCCGGTGCAGGCGTTCCTCGACGGCGTCGGGCACGTCGACGCGGTCGGCCACCGCGTCGTGCACGGTGGGCCTCGGTACTCCGAGCCGGCCTGGATCGACGGCGACGTGATCGACTACCTGGACTCGATCCGCGACCTCGCCCCGCTGCACAACCCGCGGGCGGTCGCCGGCATCCACGCCGTGGCCGAGGTGCTGCCCGACACCCCGGCGGTGGCCTGCTTCGACACGGCCTTCCACGCCACGTTGCCCGCCGAGGCACACACCTACGCGCTGCCGCGCGAGTGGAACGCGCGGTGGGGGCTGCGCCGCTACGGTTTCCACGGGCTCTCCCACGCCTACGCGACGCGGCGGGCGAGCGAGCTCGTCGGCGCCCCGGGCGCGCGCATGGTGTCGTGCCACCTCGGCGCGGGGGCGTCGCTGGCCGCGGTTCGCGACGGCATCAGCCGGGACACGACGATGGGGTTCACCCCACTGGCCGGGCTGGTGATGGTCACGCGCTCCGGGGACGTCGACCCGGGCCTGCTGATGTGGCTGCTGCAGCACGGCGGGATGCCCGTCGACGAGCTGAACGAGGCGCTCGAGAAGCGGTCCGGGCTGAAGGGCCTGTCCGGCACCTCGGGCGACCTGCGGGACGTGCTGGCCGGCCGGGCGGACGGCGACCAGGACTGCGCGCTGGCCTTCGACGTGTTCGTCCACCAGCTCTGCCGCGAGATCGCCGCGATGACGGCCGCCATCGGCGGGCTGGACGTGCTCGTGATGACCGGCGGCGTCGGCGAGCACGCGCCGCTCGTCCGGGGCCGGGTGGCGGACCGGCTGGCGTACTTGGGCATCCGGCTGGATCCCGAGCGCAACGAGTCCGCCTCGGGCGACGCCGACGTCTCCGCGGAAGGAGCCGCGGTGCGCACGGTCGTGGTCACCGCGCGGGAGGACCTGGAGATCGCCCGGCAGGTGGCGGAGCACCTCGGCACAGCACGGGGGTGA
- a CDS encoding DUF4185 domain-containing protein encodes MTERLATKIADLTGPGITDRFGIGGTDLGATTTAPQGHLVSVFGDTFRRAGVGGPGWRSPVVLFADPASVPTGIRWTGAAGRRGTARQVVRYIHHGWRRNGWRMRRVTTVLPTDVITVGDDMYLHVMVCRELGNVRWTELHRSRDGGRTWRPTGTRWPADLHDGLFQMLTWERGSDGWVYALTTGFQREHGLLLHRVPEAELTDPGAWQTWGITDRRWGWGNPPTLVLPGRFGELSLRRVPSGDPGDGRDRWLLAAFDAGRYCMDVRVLDGPTADLHRAPLATVLRGCGWDREDHACGHVAQLYGGYVLPGSTVHDLHLVVSHWNTATGWPYRAMQFRTDVSGLP; translated from the coding sequence GTGACGGAGCGGCTCGCCACCAAGATCGCCGATCTCACCGGGCCCGGGATCACCGACCGGTTCGGCATCGGCGGCACCGACCTCGGCGCCACCACGACCGCCCCGCAGGGACACCTGGTCTCGGTGTTCGGGGACACCTTCCGGCGGGCGGGCGTCGGCGGGCCCGGCTGGCGGTCCCCCGTCGTGCTGTTCGCCGACCCGGCGAGCGTCCCGACCGGGATACGCTGGACCGGCGCCGCCGGACGCCGCGGCACCGCCCGCCAGGTGGTGCGGTACATCCACCACGGCTGGCGCCGCAACGGATGGCGCATGCGGCGCGTCACGACCGTCCTCCCGACCGACGTGATCACCGTCGGGGACGACATGTACTTGCACGTCATGGTGTGCCGCGAGCTGGGCAACGTGCGCTGGACGGAGCTGCACCGCTCGCGCGACGGCGGCCGCACCTGGCGGCCCACCGGAACCCGGTGGCCTGCCGACCTGCACGACGGCCTGTTCCAGATGCTCACCTGGGAGCGCGGCAGCGACGGCTGGGTGTACGCCCTGACCACCGGCTTCCAGCGGGAGCACGGCCTGCTGCTGCACCGGGTGCCCGAGGCCGAGCTGACGGATCCGGGCGCCTGGCAGACGTGGGGCATCACGGACCGGCGCTGGGGCTGGGGGAACCCGCCCACCCTCGTGCTGCCCGGGCGGTTCGGGGAGCTGTCGCTGCGCCGCGTCCCCAGCGGTGACCCCGGGGACGGCCGGGACCGCTGGCTGCTGGCGGCTTTCGACGCCGGCCGCTACTGCATGGACGTCCGAGTGCTGGACGGGCCGACCGCCGACCTGCACCGCGCACCGCTCGCGACGGTGCTGCGCGGCTGCGGCTGGGACCGCGAGGACCACGCGTGCGGGCACGTGGCCCAGCTCTACGGCGGGTACGTGCTGCCCGGTTCGACGGTCCACGACCTGCACCTCGTCGTGAGCCACTGGAACACCGCGACGGGCTGGCCGTACCGGGCGATGCAGTTCCGCACCGACGTCTCGGGGCTGCCCTGA